The following coding sequences lie in one Desulfovibrio sp. TomC genomic window:
- a CDS encoding TPM domain-containing protein — MRRPSIKAAAAAQILPSGQGPIGAKRLGRWPGLAGLGALFAVLALLAATALALGVPRLQGRVNDTARLLSPDAAARLDSQLAAFERTDSTQVVVLTIPSLEGEPLEDYSVKVAQAWGIGQKGKDNGVLLLVSKNDRKVRIEVGYGLEGRLTDALTGRIIDNAIVPAFKAGNFDAGIEAGVKGIIEGSRGEYTAPPETEKSSGHDDNAFFGLFILAMILTALLSGMPALARAGIFGVALPVLGAFFALPLAMLALLLVGGVVLGLVGPFLFRGGRGGGGGFFIGGGGTSGGGGGFSGGGGSFGGGGSSGSW; from the coding sequence ATGCGACGACCCTCGATCAAAGCCGCCGCCGCGGCGCAAATCCTCCCCTCTGGCCAGGGTCCGATCGGAGCGAAGCGGCTAGGGAGATGGCCCGGGCTGGCCGGCCTTGGCGCCCTGTTCGCCGTCCTGGCTCTGCTCGCCGCCACGGCCCTGGCCCTTGGCGTGCCCCGCCTGCAGGGACGGGTCAACGACACGGCCCGTCTCCTCTCGCCGGATGCGGCTGCCCGCCTGGACAGCCAACTCGCCGCCTTCGAGCGCACCGACTCCACCCAGGTGGTGGTGCTGACCATCCCGTCCCTGGAGGGCGAGCCGCTTGAGGACTACAGCGTCAAGGTCGCCCAGGCCTGGGGCATCGGCCAGAAGGGCAAGGACAACGGGGTGCTCCTTTTGGTCAGTAAAAACGACCGCAAAGTGCGCATCGAGGTGGGCTACGGCCTGGAGGGCCGCCTCACCGACGCCCTGACCGGACGCATCATCGACAACGCCATCGTGCCGGCGTTTAAGGCCGGCAATTTCGACGCCGGCATCGAAGCCGGCGTCAAGGGCATCATCGAAGGTTCCCGCGGCGAATACACGGCTCCCCCGGAAACCGAAAAATCCTCCGGCCATGACGACAACGCCTTTTTCGGGCTGTTTATCCTGGCCATGATTCTGACCGCCCTGCTTTCCGGGATGCCGGCCCTGGCCCGGGCCGGCATCTTCGGCGTGGCCCTGCCGGTCCTCGGGGCTTTTTTTGCCCTGCCCCTGGCCATGCTGGCCCTCCTGCTCGTGGGCGGCGTCGTGCTTGGCCTTGTCGGGCCGTTTCTCTTTCGGGGCGGACGCGGCGGCGGCGGCGGTTTTTTCATCGGCGGCGGTGGCACGTCCGGGGGCGGCGGCGGATTTTCCG